Proteins from a genomic interval of Channa argus isolate prfri chromosome 11, Channa argus male v1.0, whole genome shotgun sequence:
- the unc45b gene encoding protein unc-45 homolog B isoform X1, whose amino-acid sequence MMGDPIQLKEEGNKHFQAGDTEKAIECYTKAIKECKDKKVLAVIYRNRSACYLKKENYASAASDASKAIDIDAADIKALYRRCQALEKLGKLDMAFKDVQRCATLEPKNKTFLETLRRLGAEIQAKLKTTFSTDSRVQTMFDILLNEESEKDKKEKAANNLIVLSREDAGAERIFQNNGVPLLLNMIETGKPEMILAAVRTFSGMCTGHKARAMAIVHMVGVDKMCSIMAIDNEEIALAACNLFQCINDSLTGGDSREYGKEEALVLDAAKDLKTILLSLLEMIASKKVSGHGRDQALNLLTKNVPRKDKKERDNSRTLFTIDHGLKKILKVCGQVPELPDQLPLTENTQLIASVLLNKLYDDLTCDPERNNFRDICDEYIKSKIDPNNMDKTLHAINVISGLLQGPFDVGNAMVGRQGIMEMMVALCGSEREVDQMVAVEALIHASTKMSRATFIITNGVSLLKDIYKKTKNERIKIRALVGLCKLGSAGGDDYSLRQFAEGSTEKLAKQCRKWLCNPQIDTKTRKWAIEGLAYLTNDADVKDDFVEDELALKAMFDLAKSKDKTILYAVACTLVNCTNSYDKKEIIPELVQLAKFSKQHVPEQHPKDKKDFVEKRVNRLLKAGVTSALAVMVKADNSILTDQTKEMLARVFLALSENPKHCGTIVAQGGGKALIPLALEGTDGGKVKASHALAKIAAVSNPEIAFPGERVYEVVRPLVSLLQTDRDGLQNYEALRGLTNLAGFSEKLRSKIIKEKALPEIENYMFEENDQIRRAATECMCNLVTCKEVHDRYLEDGNDKLKLLVLLSGEDDEKLQIAAAGGLAMITAAQKKLCTKMTHVTAQWLEILQRLCLHTNPKIQHRGIVVVFNMLNADNEELAKKLIESELLEILSVVAKMEDNPSKQEAIDAARACLVKAMDLGLIKPFTSPS is encoded by the exons ATG ATGGGCGACCCAATCCAATTGAAAGAGGAAGGAAACAAACACTTCCAGGCTGGCGATACTGAAAAAGCCATCGAGTGCTACACAAAAGCCATCAAAGAATGCAAGGACAAAAAAGTGCTCGCTGTCATTTACAGAAACAGATCTGCATGCTACCTAAAAAAG GAAAATTATGCCAGTGCAGCATCTGATGCATCTAAAG CAATTGATATTGATGCTGCAGACATTAAAGCCTTGTACCGACGATGCCAAGCTTTGGAGAAGTTGGGAAAACTTGACATGGCTTTCAAGGATGTGCAGAGATGCGCCACTCTTGAGCCAAAGAACAAGACTTTCTTGGAGACCCTCCGCAGGCTGGGGGCAGAAATCCAAGCCAAG CTCAAAACAACATTCTCCACAGATTCAAGGGTACAGACCATGTTTGACATTCTCCTCAATGAAGAATCTGAGAAGGACaagaaggaaaaa gctGCCAACAACCTGATTGTGCTGTCGAGAGAAGATGCCGGGGCCGAGAGAATTTTCCAGAATAATGGAGTGCCTCTGCTGCTCAACATGATAGAAACTGGGAAACCAGAGATGATCTTGGCTGCAGTTCGTACTTTTTCAGGAATGTGCACAGGACACAAAGCTCGG GCTATGGCCATTGTTCACATGGTGGGTGTTGATAAGATGTGTAGCATCATGGCCATTGACAATGAGGAGATTGCACTGGCAGCCTGCAACCTCTTCCAGTGTATCAATGATTCCCTCACTGGTGGGGATTCAAGGGAATATGGGAAAGAAGAGGCCTTGGTTTTGG ATGCAGCTAAAGATTTGAAAACcattctcctctctctgctggAGATGATTGCTAGTAAAAAGGTGTCTGGCCATGGCAGAGACCAGGCACTGAACCTCCTGACCAAAAATGTACCTCGCAAGgacaagaaagagagagacaacagcagGACTCTCTTCACTATTGATCACG GTCTGAAGAAAATCCTGAAGGTATGTGGCCAAGTTCCTGAACTGCCAGACCAGCTTCCCTTGACAGAGAACACCCAGCTGATTGCCAGTGTACTCCTTAATAAGCTGTATGATGATCTCACATGTGATCCTGAAAGAAACAACTTTAGGGACATTTGTGATGAATACATCAA ATCCAAAATTGACCCCAACAACATGGACAAGACCCTTCATGCTATCAATGTAATTTCAGGACTGCTTCAAGGTCCTTTCGATGTCGGAAACGCCATGGTTGGACGGCAAGGCATCATGGAGATGATGGTGGCACTGTGTGGCTCTGAGCGTGAGGTGGACCAGATGGTTGCTGTTGAGGCATTGATCCATGCCTCCACAAAGATGAGCCGAGCCACCTTCATCATCACCAACGGTGTGTCTCTGCTCAAGGACATCTACAAGAAGACTAAGAATGAGAGGATTAAAATTCGTGCACTGGTG GGTCTCTGTAAACTGGGTTCAGCTGGAGGTGATGATTACAGTTTAAGGCAGTTTGCTGAGGGCTCCACAGAGAAGCTGGCCAAGCAGTGCAGAAA GTGGCTCTGTAATCCCCAGATTGATACCAAAACAAGGAAGTGGGCTATTGAGGGTCTTGCTTACCTGACCAATGATGCTGATGTaaaagatgactttgttgaaGATGAACTCGCACTAAAAGCTATGTTTGATCTGGCCAAG TCTAAGGATAAGACAATCCTATATGCAGTGGCTTGCACTCTGGTTAACTGCACTAACAGCTATGACAAGAAGGAAATCATCCCTGAGCTGGTTCAACTTGCCAAGTTCTCAAAGCAACATGTGCCTGAGCAACACCCCAAG gaTAAGAAGGACTTTGTTGAGAAGAGAGTGAATAGGCTGCTGAAGGCCGGAGTCACATCAGCTCTTGCTGTCATGGTTAAAGCAGACAACTCCATTCTGACCGACCAGACCAAGGAAATGTTAGCAAG ggTTTTCTTGGCATTGTCTGAGAATCCCAAACATTGTGGTACTATTGTAGCCCAAGGTGGGGGAAAG GCTTTGATACCACTTGCCTTGGAAGGGACAGATGGTGGTAAGGTAAAAGCCAGTCATGCCCTTGCCAAGATTGCAGCTGTTTCCAACCCAGAAATTGCCTTTCCTGGTGAAAGG GTGTATGAGGTTGTGCGTCCTTTAGTTAGTCTCCTTCAAACAGATAGAGATGGACTACAGAACTATGAAGCTCTGAGGGGCCTCACCAACTTAGCTGGTTTCAGTGAAAAACTAAG ATCTAAGATTATAAAAGAGAAAGCTTTGCCAGAGATTGAGAACTACATGTTTGAGGAGAATGACCAGATCAGACGGGCTGCCACTGAATGCATGTGCAACCTTGTGACGTGTAAAGAG GTCCATGATCGTTACCTGGAAGATGGCAATGACAAGCTGAAACTGCTGGTGCTACTAAGTGGCGAGGATGACGAGAAACTTCAGATAGCTGCAGCTGGAGGTCTGGCCATGATCACTgctgcccagaagaagctctgcACCAAGATGACACATGTG ACTGCCCAGTGGCTTGAGATTCTGCAGAGGTTGTGTCTCCATACTAACCCAAAGATCCAGCACCGTGGCATTGTGGTTGTCTTCAACATGCTCAACGCAGACAACGAAGAGCTGGCCAAAAAGCTGATTGAGAGCGAGTTGCTGGAAATCCTCTCTGTGGTTGCCAAGATGGAGGACAATCCTAGCAAACAGGAGGCCATTGATGCCGCACGCGCATGCCTGGTCAAAGCTATGGATCTCGGTCTCATCAAACCCTTCACCAGCCCTTCTTAA
- the unc45b gene encoding protein unc-45 homolog B isoform X2 translates to MGDPIQLKEEGNKHFQAGDTEKAIECYTKAIKECKDKKVLAVIYRNRSACYLKKENYASAASDASKAIDIDAADIKALYRRCQALEKLGKLDMAFKDVQRCATLEPKNKTFLETLRRLGAEIQAKLKTTFSTDSRVQTMFDILLNEESEKDKKEKAANNLIVLSREDAGAERIFQNNGVPLLLNMIETGKPEMILAAVRTFSGMCTGHKARAMAIVHMVGVDKMCSIMAIDNEEIALAACNLFQCINDSLTGGDSREYGKEEALVLDAAKDLKTILLSLLEMIASKKVSGHGRDQALNLLTKNVPRKDKKERDNSRTLFTIDHGLKKILKVCGQVPELPDQLPLTENTQLIASVLLNKLYDDLTCDPERNNFRDICDEYIKSKIDPNNMDKTLHAINVISGLLQGPFDVGNAMVGRQGIMEMMVALCGSEREVDQMVAVEALIHASTKMSRATFIITNGVSLLKDIYKKTKNERIKIRALVGLCKLGSAGGDDYSLRQFAEGSTEKLAKQCRKWLCNPQIDTKTRKWAIEGLAYLTNDADVKDDFVEDELALKAMFDLAKSKDKTILYAVACTLVNCTNSYDKKEIIPELVQLAKFSKQHVPEQHPKDKKDFVEKRVNRLLKAGVTSALAVMVKADNSILTDQTKEMLARVFLALSENPKHCGTIVAQGGGKALIPLALEGTDGGKVKASHALAKIAAVSNPEIAFPGERVYEVVRPLVSLLQTDRDGLQNYEALRGLTNLAGFSEKLRSKIIKEKALPEIENYMFEENDQIRRAATECMCNLVTCKEVHDRYLEDGNDKLKLLVLLSGEDDEKLQIAAAGGLAMITAAQKKLCTKMTHVTAQWLEILQRLCLHTNPKIQHRGIVVVFNMLNADNEELAKKLIESELLEILSVVAKMEDNPSKQEAIDAARACLVKAMDLGLIKPFTSPS, encoded by the exons ATGGGCGACCCAATCCAATTGAAAGAGGAAGGAAACAAACACTTCCAGGCTGGCGATACTGAAAAAGCCATCGAGTGCTACACAAAAGCCATCAAAGAATGCAAGGACAAAAAAGTGCTCGCTGTCATTTACAGAAACAGATCTGCATGCTACCTAAAAAAG GAAAATTATGCCAGTGCAGCATCTGATGCATCTAAAG CAATTGATATTGATGCTGCAGACATTAAAGCCTTGTACCGACGATGCCAAGCTTTGGAGAAGTTGGGAAAACTTGACATGGCTTTCAAGGATGTGCAGAGATGCGCCACTCTTGAGCCAAAGAACAAGACTTTCTTGGAGACCCTCCGCAGGCTGGGGGCAGAAATCCAAGCCAAG CTCAAAACAACATTCTCCACAGATTCAAGGGTACAGACCATGTTTGACATTCTCCTCAATGAAGAATCTGAGAAGGACaagaaggaaaaa gctGCCAACAACCTGATTGTGCTGTCGAGAGAAGATGCCGGGGCCGAGAGAATTTTCCAGAATAATGGAGTGCCTCTGCTGCTCAACATGATAGAAACTGGGAAACCAGAGATGATCTTGGCTGCAGTTCGTACTTTTTCAGGAATGTGCACAGGACACAAAGCTCGG GCTATGGCCATTGTTCACATGGTGGGTGTTGATAAGATGTGTAGCATCATGGCCATTGACAATGAGGAGATTGCACTGGCAGCCTGCAACCTCTTCCAGTGTATCAATGATTCCCTCACTGGTGGGGATTCAAGGGAATATGGGAAAGAAGAGGCCTTGGTTTTGG ATGCAGCTAAAGATTTGAAAACcattctcctctctctgctggAGATGATTGCTAGTAAAAAGGTGTCTGGCCATGGCAGAGACCAGGCACTGAACCTCCTGACCAAAAATGTACCTCGCAAGgacaagaaagagagagacaacagcagGACTCTCTTCACTATTGATCACG GTCTGAAGAAAATCCTGAAGGTATGTGGCCAAGTTCCTGAACTGCCAGACCAGCTTCCCTTGACAGAGAACACCCAGCTGATTGCCAGTGTACTCCTTAATAAGCTGTATGATGATCTCACATGTGATCCTGAAAGAAACAACTTTAGGGACATTTGTGATGAATACATCAA ATCCAAAATTGACCCCAACAACATGGACAAGACCCTTCATGCTATCAATGTAATTTCAGGACTGCTTCAAGGTCCTTTCGATGTCGGAAACGCCATGGTTGGACGGCAAGGCATCATGGAGATGATGGTGGCACTGTGTGGCTCTGAGCGTGAGGTGGACCAGATGGTTGCTGTTGAGGCATTGATCCATGCCTCCACAAAGATGAGCCGAGCCACCTTCATCATCACCAACGGTGTGTCTCTGCTCAAGGACATCTACAAGAAGACTAAGAATGAGAGGATTAAAATTCGTGCACTGGTG GGTCTCTGTAAACTGGGTTCAGCTGGAGGTGATGATTACAGTTTAAGGCAGTTTGCTGAGGGCTCCACAGAGAAGCTGGCCAAGCAGTGCAGAAA GTGGCTCTGTAATCCCCAGATTGATACCAAAACAAGGAAGTGGGCTATTGAGGGTCTTGCTTACCTGACCAATGATGCTGATGTaaaagatgactttgttgaaGATGAACTCGCACTAAAAGCTATGTTTGATCTGGCCAAG TCTAAGGATAAGACAATCCTATATGCAGTGGCTTGCACTCTGGTTAACTGCACTAACAGCTATGACAAGAAGGAAATCATCCCTGAGCTGGTTCAACTTGCCAAGTTCTCAAAGCAACATGTGCCTGAGCAACACCCCAAG gaTAAGAAGGACTTTGTTGAGAAGAGAGTGAATAGGCTGCTGAAGGCCGGAGTCACATCAGCTCTTGCTGTCATGGTTAAAGCAGACAACTCCATTCTGACCGACCAGACCAAGGAAATGTTAGCAAG ggTTTTCTTGGCATTGTCTGAGAATCCCAAACATTGTGGTACTATTGTAGCCCAAGGTGGGGGAAAG GCTTTGATACCACTTGCCTTGGAAGGGACAGATGGTGGTAAGGTAAAAGCCAGTCATGCCCTTGCCAAGATTGCAGCTGTTTCCAACCCAGAAATTGCCTTTCCTGGTGAAAGG GTGTATGAGGTTGTGCGTCCTTTAGTTAGTCTCCTTCAAACAGATAGAGATGGACTACAGAACTATGAAGCTCTGAGGGGCCTCACCAACTTAGCTGGTTTCAGTGAAAAACTAAG ATCTAAGATTATAAAAGAGAAAGCTTTGCCAGAGATTGAGAACTACATGTTTGAGGAGAATGACCAGATCAGACGGGCTGCCACTGAATGCATGTGCAACCTTGTGACGTGTAAAGAG GTCCATGATCGTTACCTGGAAGATGGCAATGACAAGCTGAAACTGCTGGTGCTACTAAGTGGCGAGGATGACGAGAAACTTCAGATAGCTGCAGCTGGAGGTCTGGCCATGATCACTgctgcccagaagaagctctgcACCAAGATGACACATGTG ACTGCCCAGTGGCTTGAGATTCTGCAGAGGTTGTGTCTCCATACTAACCCAAAGATCCAGCACCGTGGCATTGTGGTTGTCTTCAACATGCTCAACGCAGACAACGAAGAGCTGGCCAAAAAGCTGATTGAGAGCGAGTTGCTGGAAATCCTCTCTGTGGTTGCCAAGATGGAGGACAATCCTAGCAAACAGGAGGCCATTGATGCCGCACGCGCATGCCTGGTCAAAGCTATGGATCTCGGTCTCATCAAACCCTTCACCAGCCCTTCTTAA